GTTGATCTAATTTGTCTAGATTTAGAAATACTAAATTTCCATTTGCAGATCCTGCCGctattacatttttatttttgttaaaatcAAGGCCTAGTACTTTGCCAGTAAGCccttcaaaattttttataagtttgAAGCTATCAGAAGTTTCAGATAAATCTGAACATGGTTCAAATAAAGACATAGTGCCATTTGTATGACCAGAAGCGAGTAAATTTTCGCACCACTCTACTTTACAATATTCTACGTCTGTTTGTAGTGGAGTATAATGAACATTATGCGCATAATCATAAAGACTTAGTTCGGAATTAAGCGTGAATTTCGAGTCAATAATTTTCCCTTTACTTGCCAGTGCAAGATATGGCTTGTTTTTGGAGAAAGTGGTTAAGTaacttttattaaatatcatgtgggggtaaaaaaacaataattttttaaaaataaatttacaaaataaataaatgagtaaaatatagaaaagtATTTAGATTCTTAGAAAACCTgagatatatttataatatttctattttctcttcatttctttgattttcttttttcctCCCTTAATGGCCGATCACTTTACAGCTTTGCTAAATTCCAgattatcaaaaataatggaaaaatataaagacgTAGATGACTCATGTGATCCTTCAATAGACTTGGAAACAGGGCTAGTGTACGATTATGAAAGCGAACATGACAGCATTGAAGATATCTCAGACCACGAGAAAGAATTTGAgagaatttataatttagaaTTTGTTGTTGACAATTTTTATGATCTTTACGAATTGCTTTTTGAATGAgcctaaaaaatattgagcCATTCCACATTTTACAAATGTTTCTTATTCTAGTAACATAGAGTATTTCATCTTTATTCCACTAAAATGATCtcattatttctttaacttttttaagtgccaatttcaataaattttgttttttgttaaaataaaatatgttgttttcttatttgtttatattttgccCTTCATGACTAGTCTCTTGAATATTTCTACTCTAAATTATGAAGATGTTCTTTCTCATTACAAATCTGCAGATAAAAATGAACTAATTTCTACACTAAAAGACTGTTTTCTTTACGCCCCACATAAGGTCGACCTTATTTGTCAgttattaattaatatttgtcaATCTGATAGctctttaattttaatcatAACAGAACTGCTTACTACTCCATCTCCTTCTATTCAGTCAAATATTTCTCTTCTAATTTATtctaaaacattaaattttaatattccGTCTATTAATTCTAAAGTAATAGAAAacgaaatatttaaaaataaagaaaatgacattttaaaagacaGAGAATTGGAAATTAATGAATATCTCAATAATTTAGAATGTTTTcttgaagaaataaaatcaaaactacattttaatgtaaaaatcGATGAactagaattttttaaaataatttttattataaaaaattatcaatttgatatttaCGAATGTCTAGACGAATTAACAAAATATTCTACTAATGATATAGATTATTTAGCAATCTTATACTTGATCAACAATGAAGAGTTAGATTCATTTTACTTaatcaatttatttttaagatcaATACACgataaagaaaatgtaaatactttattaaaaatatttcctATGAtgaataaacaaataagaGACAGGTTAATagcttttatttttgaatattttataaacagAAAATTTTTCCGCCATTCGCCAGACacgaaaaatttttttgattctgAGGAAGAAATTTCGGagcttaaaaaatttattgacgAAGACACTGTACGagaaatgaagaaatttgTGAGCATTCAAAATCTCGAATCATTTTTACCGgactttaaaaatatttatgaagtcaaaaaaattaatccagtaaaaaaagaagattttaatGTTAATCAGGATAAAGAAGGCTTTTATAGAGACTTCTGTTTATTAGGGTCGCCTTCTAtttctcattttttaagttatttagaaatttataaagaagaaatgaGAATGACAGAAGAAGATCAGAAAAtctttttagatatttttaatgagaTTTTTGAGAATAGGACGAGTTTTAAGAGGATTGTGTTGGAGAAAATGAGCaagtttaaatttatcaattaaaaagcaatttttgcaaaaaaactatgtttattttcattttttttacgcCATTATAacaatttctaatattaatatgtttatattatgttaaattatatattttcagTCTAATGCTCAAGTATTTTCATGTTGTTTGTctttaatacattttaataattcacTATTATCCGAAGTTTTAACTTACTTTGTTCTGCTTCTcttttttctcttttttcatgctgaatattttttacccccaAAATGGCTCCAACAGagaaaaaatcatttagaaaattttcataCAGGGGTGTTGATTTtgatatcataaaaaaaatgaaattcaGTGAATACGCTGAATTATTACCATCAAGATTAAGACGAAGAGTTAAGAGAGGATTATCTGGAAGAGAAGTCGaacttataaaatcatGCATAGCATCCAAGGAGGCTATGACAAATGCACATGAGAAACCAGAGATAGTCAAGACTCATGCTCGTAGTGCAATTATTTGGCCATGTATGGTTGGCAGTATTGTCGGTGTCCATGTAGGCAATGGATATCTTCCTATAGAAATCAGGCCTGAAATGTTAGGCTGCTTACTTTCCGATTTTGCTCCTACTCGTGTGCATCCTAAACACGGTAAGCCTGGTATTGCAGATCATGCAGGATCAAAATTCGTACCacttaaataaattatttataatttaatcattaagtttaacatttttattttttataaatttagtaACTTTAGTCTTCTTATTGCAGCAAGATCAACTTGTTCTATTTGATGacttctttgttttttttttgtttataagtTAGAAACATAATCTTCTGAGAGATTAATAACacttattaaataatatatatgataaaaatgattttaatacatctataaaatattatatgttttattgattaattttaatttttctttctcaACTTGGAGAAATTAACTTAAAATTCTTATGTTTATCTCTttaattaaacaaaaaaataattgcaGCGTGCAATACATAGTTATATTATATAGAATGGTCttctcatttttattaaatgtaattttttgcaaaaaaaaactttttttgtttacaaaattattagaTAAATTGTCAAAATAAAGTTATATATTTGGCGGGTATTATCGGCCCGACTTGAGAGTAgttcttgattttttttgaaatcgaaatttaaaaaagacgGAGCAAGAACtgatacaaaaattttttggccatttttgatatatagATAATAAATAAGCCTTGATGTAAATACAAAGTTTAgttataatctttttatcaCTACCAGCCCATATCTTAAGAAGCTAGTcaacataattttaataaaccTTTCTTCATCTATTATCCAATtctagaataaaaaatgtgtGTTAAACTGTTCTATTTCGaatacttatttttttaaacgaGTTCATTATTCTAGAATgatatctttttatagattttcttatattaaaCTTAAAACGGTTAAACACAATTAATGTAtgaaatatgaaatatgGGCGAAACTATAAGAATAAATAGTttatgaaataattttttaccttaatttataaattgtaGTACAGCTTAGTCGGTATCGCTCATGGGATTCAGCCTTTCACTGACTAAAATTTCtgtgaaatttttttttagattttcaACCTCAGATTCAGCTTCACCCTCATTAAAACGACACCACTTCTTTATCGGTCCCCCTATTTGCTGTGCGCTTACAGATTAGACACATCTTTCTCGACTGCATCTTTTTGTTCGTATCCTCCTCGTCATTCAAAAGAGATGGACTTTAGACATCTTTACACAATAGACTGGATGTATGCCTCAAGTTTGTTGTATTTCCAGCTCCCAATGGCTTTCTGTGATATTTGCTCGCCACTCCATCTCATGTCATTACATAAGGAACTATTCTGTCCGGGATTTATGATTAGTCTCagttcattttttattttcgaCTATGAAGTCGGTCGTGGTTTGCTATACCAACTTCGACTATAgaaatttactttttttcttgtcAAACACAAGAATATCAGGCTTATTATGGGTCCCCTTTATATTAGGGATATCCTGTATCTACTCTTATATCCGCACGATCGTTTTCCATGATCTCTTGTACTGAGTGTcaaagtattttatttgtctTCTAAACCCCATGTTTATTACGTAGTAAGAGATGAATGCATCTAACTACCTTGTCgtgttttaatataatctGACCCCACATTCGATCGCATTTGGTAGCTAAATGATctacataaatatttcattctGTAGGAAGCAGTAAACTGCTTCGGATCTATCCTGAATGTTTCCTTTGACTAGGTTGGTAAAAGAGCCCCATGCTTACTTAATTATTATCCAAGgctttaaaaaactttccGTGTTTGTCCTTGTGTATATTTTGATGTAAAGCGCTTCTTTCTTCGATTCTATTAGCATCTTTGGGATTATCTCTCCTACAAAGcttcaaaaatatacaccatttaatttttgaatgTAATATATTGATACAAAATACAcattaaattacaaattagaaaaaaaatatttaaccTTTACAATTAgtataaaaagtaaaaaaaatgtatctTTGCTGcaaacaataatttttgaatatatgTCAATTTAGGAGCAAAATAAATTACATTTCAAATAACTACAATTTTTCATGTTTATAAACCgagaatataattatttgaaCAATCAAgtgtttaattttttttggtttcttagttttttaaaatactataaatatgttttacaatacatttttttaaaatcactAAAGCTTAATATACATATTTTACTTTACCTATTTCGTTGTCCCTTTAAGgctgaaaatttttattacgTGGTCTGACAGAAAAACAATTTCCcctatatttttaatataaaaaaaatattttacccTGACTATAATATGAACAGAAaagatatatttgttttatcgGTACTAATAATGAGTGTTTTCacgtatttatatttgcaatttaaatctttaaaaGACAGtgattttacatttttctccaaaaaaaacaataatattattataaatgattCCTACATTGATAAACTTCATATTCTTAGCGCCGTGAATGAACTACACTCTCAGTCTAAAATATATAGCAAAGAACAAATtaagaatatattaattgCCCTGAGAATATATTCTAATTTTAGACCAAGTTGGACAGTTTGTTATGAAGGAACCCAGTATTTcgaaacaaataaaaaggaGATAGATGATTTTATGTCTTCATTACACACattcttattttcaaagaaaaatggAGTAAAGGAATGTTACAAGGGTACCAAAAAAGAGCATAAATACATTGCCAGCCTATTAACGTCACTAATATCTAGCGAAACGATGAACGAAACGAATTATcccataatattttatctcgGAGAACCTTATTCAACTTTAAAAGAACATGCTGAAGATTTGTGGgataaaaacttaaaaaatcaaattaataaagaaacgTTAAAGATTAGATATAATGGTATTGAAAAACTTATATCTGTGGCTAACTATGTTTGGATACGTTTGTTTGTGCATTTTGATATAATCATCCTCGGACAACCTTAAGATGaagtaaaatataagtTGCATCTAcacatcaaaaaaatataatgaaaaaaataatttttatactttcTTATTAtgaagatttaaaataaatatttagtttGACAGTAAAAcgtgaaattttttttttataatctcatgtttttataacttttaaaattagtatatattgataaataaatcttctctgttttttttagttttttggacttatatgttttaatcGAAAACCAAATAtgtactaaaaaaaattatgacaaatacaaatatcaatttatacataaataGCACAGCTGATACTTgtagtaattttttatacagtATGCAAATAAAcacagaaaaaaataaggttttttataaagcaGACTTCTGAATAacatttcattttatttaatatcaaatCTTAAATcacttttaatttttatttaaagactaaaaattttataattattgtaTACACAGTGGCGTCTATGATGGTACTTTGGCCAAGGTCCGCCTTGATTCGTCTTTGTGTTCTCTCTCATGTTTTTCTCATATACTACAAGAAGTGCATTGtgtattttctataatattttacattgaATTTAGGCATTAACCTTTGTATCTATTTCGATTATATACACTTAGCAAAATGTCCCGATGCAAGCTCAATATTAGGCATGGCTAATTTAAATGCTAGGTGCGTCAAAACGGTTTTACTTTCTATGATGCAGCTGGAACAACTCAAATGATTAAatgtaaaagaaaatcattACTTAGATTCAATGATACTTTTGCATCTAGCCATAAGGGGATTAGCTTCCAGTGTAGAAATGCCTTATAATACGTTGACTGCAAAAGTCGTTAAAAGATCTTTTCAATATGAATTGTGTTCcaagttttaaataaaccaagaatataaaatagtTCATGTTTTGCTTTTCGAAATAAATAAGCGTATAGATCATTTAAACTAAATTAAACCTTTGTATTTTACTCTTTAATGGCTTTTTTTTGCTAACAAGCGTCAAACATAACACACGTAACTCTAATAATTCATAATTTATAggaaaattttgaaaatgagATTAATTTAAAGTGTTGAGGCTGAGCTGAAGGGAAATTCCTTGACACACATATTGATAAAGGTAGGCAACGTGTACGGCTTAATCTTATTTATTCttgtaattatttataaatacataGAAGTATCTGTTGGTACAGCCCAATTTAATTCTATAACTTGTGTACGCTAGGCAGGTATCCTAACCCCTACCAAGAGAATAGAGGAAGTATAACAAGTAATGTCTCGTGGAATTTAGCCTACAAATTCCTTGACACGGTCTCAAATTAGAAGTCGATATAGTGGTTAATGATGCTCAATAAAATACCGGGCTGGTGATGTGGCAGTGTAAGAGCCATATGTGAAATGCATATAATTGAAGAACCATTTTAGCTAGTAGATGATTTCTCTCTAAGGCTATTAAACGTCAGTAAGCTTAGCATATCTGTTATAAGTTTCTGATAGACTCAATTTGGGaatttaatatcaaaatatttttcggAGCTAAAGTCAAATGGATACGGCGGAGCTGCCGTGGCGGCTTGATATATAGAGG
Above is a window of Vairimorpha necatrix chromosome 2, complete sequence DNA encoding:
- a CDS encoding ribosomal protein uS19, which encodes MAPTEKKSFRKFSYRGVDFDIIKKMKFSEYAELLPSRLRRRVKRGLSGREVELIKSCIASKEAMTNAHEKPEIVKTHARSAIIWPCMVGSIVGVHVGNGYLPIEIRPEMLGCLLSDFAPTRVHPKHGKPGIADHAGSKFVPLK